A portion of the Acidisarcina polymorpha genome contains these proteins:
- a CDS encoding circadian clock KaiB family protein, with protein sequence MSARKNPIAESTPLPKALDEKNRPYLLRLYVAGGTAQSTRAIIDARRLCDDHLAGKYRLEVVDIYQRPVLARDEQIIAVPTLVRHYPKPLRRLVGDFSNAERILIALDLLVHPT encoded by the coding sequence ATGTCCGCGCGCAAGAACCCTATTGCCGAGTCAACTCCCTTGCCGAAAGCCCTCGATGAAAAAAACCGGCCCTACCTCTTGCGCTTATATGTGGCTGGAGGCACGGCCCAGTCTACGCGGGCAATCATAGACGCTCGTAGACTCTGCGACGACCATCTAGCTGGCAAATACCGGCTGGAGGTCGTCGACATTTACCAGCGACCGGTGCTGGCGCGGGATGAACAGATCATCGCTGTTCCAACCTTAGTGAGGCATTACCCCAAGCCGCTGCGGCGGCTTGTGGGGGACTTCTCGAACGCTGAACGTATTCTGATTGCCCTCGATTTGCTGGTCCATCCAACGTGA